The following are encoded together in the Drosophila takahashii strain IR98-3 E-12201 chromosome X, DtakHiC1v2, whole genome shotgun sequence genome:
- the LOC138911820 gene encoding DDB1- and CUL4-associated factor 12 homolog: MFHWLVKTVRTYPSSRVSSAELEERRAKKLEQSASESGSGTVATPKQEKEQVSYNILDYLQSRENGLSDRHIVNVESTSRCVLTHNILRENRIELGDIGTVICSKWLSHQQLIIGTRSNKLLVYDLNTRRVDNIPTVIGHAHTEGHWGDQRAIELSPSRSFLATTVGTYSTEMAVYRLPTLEPVYVAEYGHTTKISGMTWLDDHYLVSGSSDSGIVLWGMIDNHHTEPPDIDEEAAAYPDFATIYLINLMKPPLQEISSLCFKKEFKEIAAVSTSGSMHIVNSDTFQLKLSREVPHSQYNTGIVFHSDGLYAVRSEDFTILLDARTLETVKEITLSRREGLFLTTSIEGNILTTGTSEGMVMFYDIRAAKFLESTVDASRPTALMCSPTIAKNRHQDADLRSGRTTLHLAEQLCGRLEINQQRMRLAHFDSNRSPAYVFRQVHRQ, from the exons ATGTTTCATTGGTTAGTTAAAACAGTTCGCACCTACCCGTCCAGCCGCGTGTCCTCGGCGGAGCTGGAGGAGCGGCGGGCCAAGAAGTTGGAGCAATCGGCCAGCGAGAGCGGAAGCGGTACCGTGGCGACGCCAAAGCAGGAGAAGGAGCAAGTATCTTACAATATCCTTGACTATCTCCAAAGCCGGGAAAACGGACTAAGCGATCGGCACATCGTAAATGTAGAAAGCACCAGCCGCTGCGTGCTAACCCACAATATACTCCGCGAGAACCGCATCGAGCTGGGCGACATAGGCACGGTGATTTGCTCCAAATGGCTTAGCCATCAGCAACTGATCATCGGGACCAGGTCCAACAAGCTGCTCGTCTACGATCTGAACACGCGGCGGGTGGACAACATCCCCACGGTAATCGGCCATGCCCATACCGAGGGGCACTGGGGTGATCAGCGGGCCATCGAGCTGTCGCCCAGCCGCTCCTTTTTGGCCACTACAGTAGGCACATACTCGACCGAAATGGCAGTATACCGGCTGCCAACGCTGGAACCCGTCTACGTGGCCGAGTATGGGCACACCACCAAAATATCGGGCATGACCTGGCTGGATGATCATTATCTGGTCTCCGGCTCCAGCGATTCCGGCATCGTTTTGTGGGGAATGATCGATAACCATCACACGGAGCCCCCGGATATTgacgaggaggcggcggcgtaCCCGGACTTTGCCACAATTTATCTTATCAATCTCATGAAACCTCCCCTCCAGGAGATCAGTTCTCTTTGCTTCAAGAAGGAGTTCAAGGAGATCGCCGCCGTCTCCACAAGCGGATCCATGCACATCGTAAACTCGGATACCTTCCAGCTGAAGCTCTCCCGCGAAGTGCCACACAGTCAGTACAATACAGGCATTGTCTTTCACAGCGACGGTCTGTATGCCGTACGTTCTGAGGACTTTACTATCCTGCTGGACGCGCGGACGCTTGAGACAGTCAAGGAGATCACCCTCTCCCGCCGGGAGGGCCTATTTCTGACCACATCAATAGAAGGGAATATTCTGACCACTGGAACGAGTGAGGGCATGGTAATGTTCTACGACATCCGTGCCGCGAAGTTTTTGGAGAGCACTGTGGATGCTTCGCGCCCCACTGCACTGATGTGCAGCCCTACAATTGCGAAAAACAGG CACCAGGATGCGGATCTTCGCAGCGGGCGGACCACACTCCATCTTGCAGAGCAATTATGCGGCCGTTTGGAAATAAATCAACAGAGGATGCGATTGGCGCATTTTGATTCCAATCGTTCACCTGCATACGTATTCCGCCAAGTCCACCGCCAATAA